From one Lotus japonicus ecotype B-129 chromosome 3, LjGifu_v1.2 genomic stretch:
- the LOC130742583 gene encoding histone-lysine N-methyltransferase SUVR5-like — MDVVPGSDIQRAVESDCSQPNSRTNYLYQVEPINCVENREDDMFEYGDQLNDSLLKTEGQGPTVSELLANSYCRNTGDLFFDFQVENQKKSCSLHAIEDNDINEPRLTSANSLSIVDLTESESPNTGKEGALSFSEPTWLKEDVSIALWVKWRGTWQVCIKCARADWPLSTLKAKPTHEQKRYFVIFFPLTKVYFWADTLLVRSIDEFPQPIAYKTHQEGLEMVKDLSVARRFIMQKLAVSILNTLDQLHSNALVGTACDVMVWKELAMEASRCNTYSDLGRMLLKLLNSIAPCYINADWVNSSSDSWAERCQNTISAESLELLKEEVVDSILWNDVQNFGGVPVQPTLGSEWKTWKQDVMKWFSTPPSFSSSSDMQQTPDSAYRVSLQIGRNRRKLQVRRAYTHTSLAGTKGSDHSTTLETNPGFSKNQDAVSALAIVTSEQEIFREVHVETDLPSNLTDQWNEIVVEGIDSEVLNCNGMESTPIDEMAGEKIMEPGTKNQQCIAYVEAKGRQCVRSANDGNKYCGVHIRSLSCARQAKKPVPIETPMCGGTANAGTRCKHHSLPDSPFWKKHWPRAETCSKLKRKHEGNCTRSEGLICKDMVLVNDESPLQVDPVSATHGDCFLDKLPGNLALSDNDHNATEDALHCLGCPPYDNEDPCLEPLLWYVLYCEKHLPNWLKRSRNGKRRIISKELFTEILRDCSSWEQKVHLHKACAIFYILFKSILRNPESKAVQFQCAMTEATKDPSVAELLKRLIISEKDRIKLVLGLDDDIDISSLMEGTWLPPTAINDSFDDENGVKCKICNAEFADDRTLGYHWMGNHEKETQCLFRGFACAICLSFFTEKKLLENHVQGRHRMQFVEQCSLLQCIPCGSHFGNMEQLWLHVLSVHPVEFKLQLKVPEQETLTVLPCEASLENLEQGNSASLDNDSQDPGTLMKFSCRHCELKFNLLPDLGRHHQAAHMERNQISSKVAKRRALSSAHRLESGRLGRSKIKKGSSAASCRTRSRANANLKRRIQETKSLRVKGTTVHLNSGSLQKGIVCDDISFGKESIPVICVEDQETLNSQFQSPWESFTYVTKPRLYQSLIIHDESLRMGCYCSFSTCCPETCDHVCLFDNDFDDAKDVFGKPMRGRFPYDENGRIILEEGYLVYECNNLCRCNKSCPNRILQNGIRVKLEVFKTEKKGWGVRAGEAILRGTFICELIGEVLDEREAHVRLKRYGKEHCSYFYDIDARFNDISRMIEGQPKYVIDATSFGNVSRFINSSCSPNLVNYQVFVESMDCKRSHIGLYASRDIALGEELTFDYHKVGPGKGTPCLCGSSNCGGRLY, encoded by the exons ATGGATGTAGTTCCTGGTTCTGATATTCAGCGTGCTGTGGAATCCGATTGCTCTCAGCcgaattcaagaacaaattaTCTGTACCAGGTAGAACCTATTAACTGCGTTGAAAATCGTGAAGATGATATGTTTGAATACGGCGATCAACTTAATGACTCATTACTGAAGACAGAAGGACAGGGACCTACTGTTAGTGAACTCTTGGCCAATTCATATTGCCGAAACACCGGAGATTTATTTTTTGACTTTCAAGTGGAAAACCAAAAGAAATCTTGCAGTTTGCATGCTATTGAAGATAATGACATAAATGAACCTCGCTTAACCTCTGCAAACTCTCTCTCTATAGTCGATTTGACCGAAAGCGAATCGCCAAACACCGGTAAGGAAGGAGCACTGTCATTTTCTGAACCCACTTGGCTGAAGGAAGATGTGTCTATAGCATTATGGGTCAAG TGGAGAGGGACGTGGCAGGTCTGCATAAAATGCGCAAGGGCTGACTGGCCATTATCAACATTGAAAGCAAAACCGACTCATGAACAGAAGAGATATTTCGTCATCTTTTTCCCTCTCACAAAGGTTTACTTTTGGGCTGATACGCTGCTTGTTCGATCGATTGATGAGTTTCCACAGCCTATAGCATATAAAACTCACCAAGAAGGACTGGAAATGGTAAAAGACTTGAGTGTTGCGCGACGGTTCATAATGCAAAAGCTTGCTGTCAGCATACTGAACACTCTTGATCAGCTTCATTCTAAT GCTTTAGTAGGAACTGCTTGTGATGTGATGGTCTGGAAGGAACTTGCTATGGAGGCTTCTCGTTGTAACACTTATTCGGATTTGGGGAGAATGCTTCTCAAGCTACTAAAT AGCATAGCGCCATGCTACATAAATGCAGACTGGGTTAATTCTTCGTCTGACTCTTGGGCGGAACGATGCCAAAATACAATTAGTGCCGAATCTTTAGAACTGCTGAAGGAG GAAGTGGTTGATTCTATTCTTTGGAATGATGTGCAAAATTTCGGGGGTGTACCGGTGCAACCGACACTTGGTTCTGAGTGGAAAACCTGGAAGCAAGATGTAATGAAATGGTTTTCCACACCTCCTTCCTTTTCTAGCAGCAGTGACATGCAGCAGACGCCAGATAGCGCGTACCGAGTAAGCCTTCAGATTGGTAGAAATAGGCGCAAGCTCCAAGTTCGTCGTGCTTATACACATACTTCACTGGCAGGAACCAAGGGTTCAGATCACTCTACTACTCTTGAGACTAACCCAGGTTTTTCTAAGAACCAGGACGCAGTGAGTGCATTGGCAATTGTGACTTCTGAACAGGAAATTTTTAGAGAAGTACATGTGGAAACTGATTTACCAAGTAATTTGACCGATCAATGGAATGAAATTGTAGTTGAGGGTATAGATTCTGAGGTCTTGAATTGCAATGGAATGGAATCAACACCTATTGATGAAATGGCTGGTGAAAAAATTATGGAACCTGGAACTAAGAATCAACAGTGCATAGCTTATGTTGAAGCCAAGGGAAGGCAGTGTGTGAGATCGGCGAATGATGGTAATAAATACTGCGGCGTGCATATTCGTTCTTTGAGTTGCGCAAGACAAGCCAAAAAACCTGTTCCAATTGAAACTCCAATGTGTGGAGGTACAGCCAATGCTGGTACTAGATGTAAGCATCATTCTCTTCCTGACTCTCCATTCTGGAAGAAACATTGGCCCCGTGCTGAAACCTGTAGCAAACTGAAGAGGAAACATGAAGGAAATTGCACTCGTTCAGAGGGCTTGATCTGCAAAGATATGGTACTAGTAAATGATGAAAGTCCATTGCAGGTGGATCCGGTGTCAGCCACGCATGGTGATTGCTTTCTTGACAAGTTACCTGGGAATCTCGCCCTTTCTGACAATGATCATAATGCAACGGAGGATGCACTTCACTGTTTAGGCTGTCCTCCATATGACAATGAGGACCCTTGTTTGGAACCACTTTTGTGGTATGTCTTGTACTGTGAAAAGCACCTTCCGAACTGGCTCAAACGCTCGAGAAATGGGAAGCGTAGGATAATATCGAAGGAACTTTTCACGGAAATTTTGAGGGACTGCAGCTCATGGGAGCAGAAGGTGCACCTTCATAAAGCATGTGCGATTTTTTACATACTGTTCAAAAGCATTCTCAGAAACCCGGAATCGAAGGCAGTTCAATTCCAATGTGCTATGACTGAAGCAACGAAAGATCCTAGTGTTGCAGAATTACTTAAAAGGTTGATAATTAGTGAAAAGGACAGAATCAAATTGGTTTTGGGATTGGATGATGACATAGATATATCCTCACTCATGGAAGGAACATGGCTTCCTCCTACCGCGATTAATGACAGCTTTGATGATGAAAATGGCGTTAAGTGTAAGATCTGCAATGCAGAATTTGCTGATGACCGAACACTTGGTTACCATTGGATGGGAAATCATGAAAAGGAAACCCAGTGTCTGTTCAGAGGTTTTGCTTGTGCCATTTGCCTGAGTTTTTTTACTGAGAAGAAACTATTAGAAAACCATGTTCAGGGCCGACACCGGATGCAGTTTGTTGAGCAGTGCTCGCTTCTCCAGTGTATTCCTTGTGGTAGTCATTTTGGAAACATGGAGCAATTATGGCTTCATGTTCTTTCAGTTCACCCTGTCGAATTTAAGTTGCAATTGAAAGTTCCTGAGCAGGAAACTTTAACTGTGCTGCCTTGCGAGGCTTCTCTGGAAAATCTTGAGCAGGGAAATTCAGCTTCTTTGGACAATGATTCTCAGGATCCAGGTACTTTGATGAAGTTCAGCTGCAGACATTGTGAGTTGAAATTTAACTTACTACCTGACCTCGGTCGCCACCATCAAGCTGCGCATATGGAGCGCAATCAAATTAGCAGCAAAGTGGCAAAAAGAAGAGCTCTTAGTTCTGCTCACAGATTGGAATCCGGCAGACTTGGCCGTTCGAAGATTAAAAAAGGTTCGTCAGCCGCATCATGTCGGACCAGAAGTAGGGCCAATGCTAATTTAAAGCGCCGTATTCAGGAGACAAAGTCACTTAGGGTGAAGGGAACAACTGTCCATTTGAATTCAGGGTCCTTGCAAAAGGGTATAGTATGTGATGACATAAGCTTTGGGAAGGAATCAATTCCAGTGATTTGTGTAGAAGATCAAGAAACTCTAAATTCTCAATTCCAATCACCTTGGGAGAGCTTCACATATGTTACAAAACCCAGGCTTTATCAATCACTTATTATTCATGATGAG AGTCTGCGGATGGGATGCTACTGCTCATTTTCTACCTGCTGTCCTGAAACATGTGATCATGTGtgcctttttgataatgacttTGATGATGCGAAAGACGTATTTGGAAAACCAATGCGTGGAAGGTTCCCGTATGATGAAAACGGCCGTATAATACTGGAG GAAGGTTACCTTGTGTATGAGTGTAACAATTTGTGCAGATGCAATAAAAGTTGTCCAAACAGAATACTGCAGAATGGGATTCGGGTGAAACTGGAAGTCTTTAAAACAGAGAAAAAG GGATGGGGAGTAAGGGCTGGTGAGGCTATTTTGCGCGGTACGTTTATCTGTGAGCTCATAGGAGAGGTTTTAGATGAGCGTGAGGCACACGTCAGACTCAAAAG ATATGGCAAAGAACATTGCAGTTATTTTTATGACATTGATGCTCGCTTTAATGATATCAGTAGAATGATTGAAGGACAACCCAAGTATGTTATTGATGCCACTAGTTTTGGGAATGTCTCTAGGTTCATCAATAGCAG CTGCTCACCCAATCTTGTGAATTACCAAGTTTTTGTTGAGAGCATGGACTGTAAGCGTTCCCATATTGGTCTTTATGCGAGTCGAGAC